From a region of the Streptomyces caniferus genome:
- a CDS encoding rhomboid-like protein, with amino-acid sequence MAGLPRGLPAAVPWVAPLYVGAVQLGAYATARLSGPRRTELLRTHSTNVDNLRAGRWQTLATSAVFVEEPLPVAYGAGLLAALGTAEWRWGAWRTAGVFAAGHVGASLLVYAALRARTPRGTPPPTAGAASAHPVESTDQGPDATARAIDVGASYGFNATVGALAATVPHRGARTAATAGLLALGVRPVLRRGRTFTDVGHLVALALGVAMGAGMRAGAGRRTGQGRRAGTGS; translated from the coding sequence ATGGCCGGCCTCCCTCGTGGGCTGCCGGCCGCCGTGCCCTGGGTCGCGCCGCTCTATGTCGGCGCCGTACAGCTCGGTGCGTACGCCACCGCGCGGCTGTCCGGCCCGCGGCGTACGGAGCTGCTGCGGACGCACTCCACCAACGTCGACAACCTGCGGGCCGGCCGGTGGCAGACGCTGGCCACCAGCGCCGTGTTCGTCGAGGAGCCGCTGCCGGTGGCGTACGGCGCCGGGCTGCTCGCCGCCCTCGGCACGGCCGAGTGGCGATGGGGCGCATGGCGTACGGCAGGGGTGTTCGCGGCCGGCCACGTGGGGGCCAGTCTGCTGGTCTACGCGGCCCTGCGCGCACGGACGCCGAGGGGTACTCCCCCGCCCACCGCCGGAGCCGCGTCCGCACACCCCGTCGAGTCCACGGACCAGGGGCCGGACGCGACCGCACGGGCCATCGACGTCGGCGCCAGCTACGGCTTCAACGCGACGGTGGGCGCTCTCGCCGCGACCGTCCCGCACCGCGGCGCACGGACCGCGGCGACGGCCGGCCTGCTGGCGCTGGGGGTACGGCCCGTGCTGCGCCGCGGGCGGACGTTCACCGACGTCGGGCATCTGGTGGCGCTCGCGCTCGGAGTGGCAATGGGGGCGGGGATGCGGGCGGGAGCGGGGAGGCGAACGGGGCAGGGGAGGCGAGCCGGAACGGGGAGCTGA
- a CDS encoding DUF6891 domain-containing protein, with protein MLEISVTTESGPDRSRPSEGELAGLLRRIGADDDHFVVVERLPEEGQVFVQTWREGDGPFAVEHRDGGPERHFRAQSDDAERVVEMFLDWARGGQDWRTALDWQRADLYATPGLTPETRAAAEGQARKDIHGGFRDFHQVVQGVRDSVGPEDDPVSLDEARRIVGGLWEERLAEQADWPEVTDADRVAQAFDALNSQGLTARMHFSCCSTCARGEIAAERAAADRGFVFFHFQDTEAAAEGHGLSVRYGAYPDTGEDSAEGRAGIGRAVVAAFTGAGLPAQWDGDPDRVIEVAPLDWRKRLPRTGG; from the coding sequence ATGCTTGAGATCAGCGTCACGACCGAGTCCGGGCCGGACCGATCACGCCCGTCCGAAGGGGAACTCGCCGGACTGCTGCGGCGGATCGGCGCGGACGACGATCATTTCGTGGTCGTCGAGCGGCTCCCGGAGGAGGGTCAGGTGTTCGTGCAGACCTGGCGGGAGGGCGACGGGCCGTTCGCGGTCGAGCACCGCGACGGTGGGCCGGAGCGGCACTTCCGGGCGCAGAGCGACGACGCCGAGCGGGTCGTCGAGATGTTCCTGGACTGGGCGCGCGGCGGCCAGGACTGGCGTACGGCGCTCGACTGGCAGCGGGCGGATCTGTACGCCACGCCCGGTCTGACTCCGGAGACCCGCGCGGCCGCCGAGGGGCAGGCCCGTAAGGACATTCACGGCGGTTTCCGGGATTTCCACCAGGTCGTGCAGGGCGTCCGTGACTCCGTCGGCCCCGAGGACGACCCGGTCTCGCTGGACGAGGCGCGGCGGATCGTCGGGGGCCTGTGGGAGGAGCGGCTCGCCGAGCAGGCCGACTGGCCCGAGGTGACCGACGCCGACCGGGTGGCACAGGCCTTCGACGCGCTGAACTCCCAGGGGCTGACCGCCCGGATGCATTTCAGCTGTTGCAGCACCTGCGCACGGGGCGAGATAGCAGCCGAACGCGCCGCAGCGGACCGGGGTTTCGTCTTCTTCCACTTCCAGGACACCGAGGCGGCCGCGGAGGGCCACGGGCTGTCCGTGCGCTACGGCGCGTACCCGGACACCGGCGAGGACTCCGCGGAGGGCCGCGCCGGCATCGGGCGGGCGGTGGTGGCGGCGTTCACCGGGGCGGGCCTGCCGGCCCAGTGGGACGGCGACCCCGACCGGGTCATCGAGGTCGCCCCGCTGGACTGGCGCAAGCGGCTGCCGAGGACGGGTGGCTGA
- the glnII gene encoding glutamine synthetase — protein sequence MSIKAEYIWIDGTQPTAKLRSKTRILSDDSELPRWGFDGSSTNQAEGHSSDLVLEPVFSCPDPIRGGDHLLVLCEVLNTDLTPHSSNTRALLRPVAERFADQEPIFGIEQEYTFLKGDRPLGFPEGGGFPAPQADYYCGVGADAIFGREIVEKHLDLCLAAGLGLSGINAEVMPGQWEFQVGALAPLVVSDHMWVARWLLHRTAEEFGVTASLDAKPAKGDWNGAGAHTNFSTRAMREGYDAIITACEALGLDDKPLEHVRQYGTGIEDRLTGAHETAPWDAYSYGASDRGASVRIPWQVEVEKKGYIEDRRPNANVDPYVVTRLMVDTCCTELARREQI from the coding sequence GTGAGCATCAAGGCCGAGTACATCTGGATCGACGGCACCCAGCCGACCGCCAAGCTCCGCTCCAAGACCCGGATCCTGTCCGACGACAGCGAGCTGCCGCGGTGGGGCTTCGACGGTTCCAGCACCAACCAGGCCGAAGGCCACTCCTCGGACCTCGTACTGGAGCCGGTCTTCAGCTGCCCGGACCCGATCCGCGGCGGCGACCACCTGCTGGTGCTGTGCGAGGTGCTCAACACGGACCTCACCCCGCACTCCTCCAACACCCGTGCGCTGCTGCGCCCGGTGGCGGAGCGGTTCGCCGACCAGGAGCCGATCTTCGGCATCGAGCAGGAGTACACCTTCCTCAAGGGCGACCGCCCGCTCGGCTTCCCCGAGGGCGGCGGCTTCCCGGCACCGCAGGCCGACTACTACTGCGGCGTCGGCGCGGACGCGATCTTCGGCCGCGAGATCGTCGAGAAGCACCTCGACCTCTGCCTGGCCGCCGGTCTCGGTCTGTCCGGCATCAACGCCGAGGTCATGCCCGGCCAGTGGGAGTTCCAGGTGGGCGCGCTGGCACCGCTGGTGGTCTCGGACCACATGTGGGTGGCGCGCTGGCTGCTGCACCGTACGGCGGAGGAGTTCGGCGTCACCGCGTCGCTGGACGCCAAGCCGGCCAAGGGCGACTGGAACGGCGCGGGCGCGCACACCAACTTCTCCACCCGCGCGATGCGCGAGGGCTACGACGCGATCATCACCGCCTGCGAGGCGCTGGGCCTGGACGACAAGCCCCTGGAGCACGTCCGCCAGTACGGCACCGGCATCGAGGACCGGCTGACCGGCGCGCACGAGACCGCCCCCTGGGACGCGTACTCCTACGGCGCCTCCGACCGCGGCGCCTCGGTGCGCATCCCGTGGCAGGTCGAGGTCGAGAAGAAGGGCTACATCGAGGACCGCCGGCCGAACGCCAACGTCGACCCGTACGTGGTCACCCGGCTGATGGTGGACACCTGCTGCACGGAGCTGGCGCGGCGCGAGCAGATCTGA